The following are encoded together in the Mammaliicoccus vitulinus genome:
- a CDS encoding SepA family multidrug efflux transporter — protein MKRKNKRFDVFQLLSILIIISIFTLSGAVFIVLLSFGMFGLSRILIYYGLAEFNYNKSMIDNLFYYGSYILFGYFTLVAIEFLLDRFKNKLNDNPYFKGMTFHLLTITVSTFMFYFTVHIYYSQIKIEFWVILIIITILYICTEIFYPDSKNLNR, from the coding sequence ATGAAAAGGAAAAATAAGCGCTTTGATGTTTTTCAATTATTGTCCATATTGATTATTATAAGTATTTTCACATTGTCTGGTGCAGTTTTCATTGTGTTACTTTCATTTGGTATGTTCGGTTTAAGTAGAATTTTAATTTATTATGGTTTGGCTGAATTTAATTACAACAAAAGTATGATTGATAACTTGTTCTATTACGGTAGTTATATACTGTTTGGTTATTTTACTTTAGTGGCTATTGAATTTTTATTAGACAGATTTAAAAATAAATTAAATGATAATCCGTATTTTAAAGGTATGACCTTTCATTTATTAACCATTACTGTTAGCACATTTATGTTTTATTTCACAGTCCATATTTATTATTCACAAATCAAAATTGAGTTTTGGGTAATTTTAATTATTATTACGATTCTCTATATATGTACTGAGATATTCTATCCAGATAGCAAAAATTTAAATAGATGA
- the sdrM gene encoding multidrug efflux MFS transporter SdrM: protein MSKNKGIVLALVLIMFMSAIETSIVSLATPTMQRDFNIDTEVALIFTVYLVAVVFMTPIVGELVKRINIKLVVLFGISVFIIGSVFCGLSEMTNSFPLLVISRIVQGLGAGVMMTLGQVIPKLAFPIPQRYKVMGIVGSVWGISSIVGPLLGGAILESLNWSFLFYINVPIALISMWLVIKYFNFEQETVEKTKLDYKGLLIFYGVVASFLLIVAEHIPFIVRMICFIILIALVFSLYKVETSIKNPFVPIEAFNRKIILVLFTDLIYSTMLMGYTIFMPIYLQNEQGFSPLQSGLTIFPMSVGWLFITFILGRLDKLKLKFIYMLAFLAMFVGSFAMLTGVEWIVIIPFAVFVMGISFGTVYTKDVVVVQEEAPSQQLGSMMSIYTLFKTIGSTTGSLIVASIYVLDLSFLNYGIQNIMLYMMLVAVTLTIAWSIIFKETKSI, encoded by the coding sequence ATGAGTAAGAATAAAGGGATTGTGTTGGCGCTCGTACTTATAATGTTTATGAGTGCTATTGAAACTTCTATCGTGTCATTAGCAACACCAACAATGCAAAGAGATTTTAATATTGATACAGAAGTCGCGCTAATCTTTACTGTTTATTTAGTTGCTGTCGTATTTATGACACCAATTGTTGGTGAATTAGTAAAACGTATAAATATTAAATTGGTCGTGTTATTTGGTATATCAGTTTTTATAATTGGTAGTGTATTTTGTGGATTGAGTGAGATGACCAACAGTTTCCCATTGCTTGTCATCTCAAGAATTGTGCAAGGTCTTGGTGCAGGTGTCATGATGACTTTAGGACAAGTTATACCAAAGCTAGCATTTCCTATACCTCAAAGGTATAAAGTAATGGGGATAGTTGGAAGTGTTTGGGGAATATCTAGTATTGTAGGTCCACTACTAGGCGGTGCAATATTAGAATCTTTAAATTGGAGCTTTCTATTCTATATAAATGTTCCGATAGCTTTAATATCAATGTGGCTTGTCATTAAATATTTTAATTTTGAACAAGAAACAGTTGAGAAAACGAAATTAGATTATAAAGGATTATTAATATTTTATGGTGTAGTAGCCAGTTTCTTATTAATAGTAGCTGAGCACATACCTTTTATAGTAAGAATGATTTGTTTCATCATATTAATTGCACTTGTTTTCAGTTTATATAAAGTAGAAACAAGTATCAAAAATCCATTCGTTCCGATTGAAGCATTCAACAGGAAAATAATCTTAGTACTATTTACAGACTTAATATATTCTACGATGTTGATGGGGTATACTATTTTTATGCCGATATATTTGCAGAATGAACAAGGCTTTTCACCTTTACAAAGTGGGTTAACGATATTCCCTATGTCAGTAGGTTGGCTATTTATTACATTCATATTAGGTAGATTAGATAAATTAAAACTAAAATTTATTTATATGCTTGCATTCTTAGCGATGTTTGTAGGCAGCTTCGCAATGTTAACTGGCGTAGAATGGATTGTAATTATCCCATTCGCAGTATTTGTCATGGGTATATCTTTCGGAACAGTATATACAAAAGACGTAGTGGTCGTTCAAGAAGAAGCACCATCACAACAACTAGGATCAATGATGTCGATTTACACACTATTTAAAACAATTGGAAGCACAACGGGATCGTTAATTGTAGCTTCAATATATGTATTAGATCTTTCTTTTTTAAATTATGGTATTCAAAACATTATGCTTTATATGATGCTCGTTGCTGTAACATTAACGATTGCATGGTCAATCATTTTTAAAGAAACAAAAAGTATTTAA
- a CDS encoding KinB-signaling pathway activation protein, translating into MTLKYLIQFYRNTLLIGVVVTYISSLVFGYDKVTKYLFAGDIGNFIAASVWFVVVGLLVATISQLAYFIYLFINQLGIGIFGKIWPHVQIVVTIFAIFDLVYFRFLRFGGTDQILSFIWLPIVVIIFAIITSNVKNKQSKKNLWIPSMFFMIVMTTVELIPFLRVEDTSWIYLTIFGLLLCNAYQLITLPKFNALSLEERKTKKLNKENGMKSK; encoded by the coding sequence GTGACCTTAAAATATTTAATTCAATTTTATAGAAACACATTGCTTATTGGTGTTGTCGTTACATATATATCATCTTTGGTCTTTGGTTATGATAAAGTGACGAAGTATTTATTTGCAGGAGATATTGGTAATTTTATTGCAGCATCAGTATGGTTTGTAGTTGTTGGATTGCTAGTTGCTACTATAAGTCAATTAGCATATTTCATCTATTTGTTTATAAACCAGTTAGGTATAGGTATATTTGGAAAGATATGGCCACATGTACAAATTGTCGTTACGATATTTGCGATATTTGATTTAGTCTATTTTAGATTTTTAAGATTTGGTGGTACTGATCAAATACTTTCATTTATTTGGCTACCGATAGTCGTGATTATTTTTGCGATTATTACAAGCAATGTTAAAAACAAACAATCTAAAAAGAATTTATGGATTCCATCTATGTTCTTTATGATCGTTATGACAACAGTAGAACTTATACCATTTTTAAGAGTGGAAGATACAAGTTGGATTTATTTAACGATATTTGGCTTATTATTATGTAACGCATATCAACTTATTACATTGCCGAAATTTAATGCACTGTCTTTAGAAGAAAGAAAAACAAAGAAACTAAATAAAGAGAATGGTATGAAAAGTAAGTGA
- a CDS encoding Mrp/NBP35 family ATP-binding protein gives MLSVEQVKELVGALHDPIVDVPLKETGGIIEVSIKEEKEHISVKIAIAKLGGQPQLDLQMEIVDLLKENGAKTVGIRFDELSEEALDKFKAVMEEQTIEGLLSKDNPVEFIAIASGKGGVGKSTVAVNLAVSLARQGKKVGLVDADIYGFSVPDMMGIQEKPEVEGEQIIPVEREGVKVISMAFFVEENAPVIWRGPMLGKMITSFFTEVKWGELDYLILDLPPGTGDVALDVHTMLPSSKEIIVTTPHPTAAFVAARAGAMAKHTDHSIIGVIENMSYFQSKETGNKEYVFGKGGGAKLAQELQTTLLGELPLSQPEWDENNFSPSIYKENEDLGKVYSQIAKNIINITMEE, from the coding sequence TTGTTATCTGTAGAACAGGTTAAAGAACTTGTGGGAGCATTACACGATCCGATTGTAGATGTACCACTTAAAGAAACAGGCGGTATTATTGAGGTAAGCATTAAAGAAGAGAAAGAACATATTAGTGTGAAGATTGCCATTGCTAAATTAGGCGGTCAACCTCAATTAGATTTACAAATGGAGATTGTTGATTTATTAAAAGAAAATGGTGCTAAGACGGTTGGAATTAGATTTGATGAATTGTCAGAAGAAGCACTTGATAAATTTAAAGCAGTTATGGAAGAACAAACTATAGAAGGATTACTATCTAAAGATAATCCTGTTGAATTTATAGCTATTGCTTCAGGTAAAGGCGGTGTTGGTAAATCAACAGTCGCAGTCAATTTAGCAGTATCTCTAGCAAGACAAGGGAAAAAGGTTGGACTTGTTGATGCTGATATTTATGGTTTTAGTGTGCCAGATATGATGGGTATCCAAGAAAAGCCTGAAGTAGAAGGTGAACAAATTATACCTGTTGAACGCGAAGGCGTTAAAGTTATTTCAATGGCTTTCTTTGTAGAAGAGAATGCACCAGTTATATGGAGAGGTCCTATGCTAGGTAAAATGATCACAAGTTTCTTTACAGAGGTTAAATGGGGAGAATTAGATTATCTTATACTTGATTTACCTCCGGGTACAGGTGACGTAGCACTTGATGTACATACAATGTTACCTTCTAGTAAAGAGATTATTGTTACGACGCCACATCCAACTGCAGCATTTGTAGCAGCACGAGCAGGTGCAATGGCTAAACATACAGATCATTCTATCATTGGTGTTATTGAAAATATGTCTTATTTCCAAAGTAAAGAAACAGGTAATAAAGAGTATGTGTTTGGTAAAGGCGGAGGCGCGAAGCTAGCGCAAGAACTTCAAACAACATTATTAGGAGAACTTCCTTTAAGTCAACCAGAGTGGGATGAAAACAATTTTTCTCCTTCTATATATAAAGAGAATGAAGATTTAGGTAAAGTATATAGTCAAATTGCTAAAAATATAATCAATATAACAATGGAAGAGTAG
- a CDS encoding MDR family MFS transporter, whose translation MNVQDISKGKRNLVVAVMLVSAFVAILNQTLLNTAIPEIMVHLKIDANQGQWLMTGFMLVNGVMIPATAFLMDKFNTRPLYLMAMISFTIGTLVAALSPNFSILMLARVLQAMGAGVMMPLMQFVLFNLFPKEKRGFAMGMAGLVISFAPALGPTLSGYLVDNFSWRSPFYSIIPFSVVALAFGAKYLTNISKPKDVHLDVPSIILSTIGFGSLLYGFSSAGSLGFSSPIVIASLIIGIVTLVVFVLRQLKLETPLLNVRVFKYKTFALTTVIGVFSMVSLIGPSLLMPMYMQDARGYTALISGLLLLPGAIITGVMSLVTGRLFDKYGAKWLAIIGFSIITVTTLMLAFLSSDTSLVYLIVVYTIRMFGVSMIMMPVNTAGLNAIPNEVLSHGTAMMNTLRTIAGSIGTGILVTIMSIGAKNFNPSQEQLETASAGDKAQILQSQAMIHGINIAFLVLTIIVFFGVVLSFFIKTENKHHNTRIPNHSK comes from the coding sequence ATGAATGTTCAGGACATTTCAAAAGGTAAAAGAAATCTAGTTGTAGCTGTGATGTTAGTGAGTGCCTTTGTTGCGATTTTAAACCAAACTTTATTAAATACAGCGATACCTGAAATCATGGTACATTTAAAAATTGATGCTAACCAAGGACAATGGTTAATGACAGGATTTATGTTAGTTAATGGTGTTATGATACCAGCCACTGCCTTTCTAATGGATAAATTTAATACAAGACCACTTTATTTAATGGCGATGATATCATTTACTATAGGTACTTTGGTAGCAGCACTTTCGCCTAATTTTAGTATATTAATGTTAGCAAGAGTACTACAAGCTATGGGCGCAGGTGTTATGATGCCTCTTATGCAATTTGTACTCTTTAATTTATTCCCAAAAGAAAAACGTGGTTTTGCGATGGGTATGGCAGGTTTAGTTATTTCATTTGCACCTGCATTAGGTCCAACATTATCAGGGTATTTAGTTGATAATTTTAGTTGGAGAAGCCCATTCTACTCAATTATTCCGTTTTCAGTTGTAGCATTAGCTTTTGGTGCGAAATACTTAACAAACATTTCTAAACCAAAAGATGTACATTTAGATGTACCATCTATTATTTTATCAACAATAGGATTTGGGTCGTTATTATACGGTTTCAGTAGTGCCGGTTCGCTAGGATTTTCGTCACCTATCGTTATAGCTTCACTCATTATCGGTATTGTTACGTTAGTAGTATTCGTATTAAGACAGTTAAAACTAGAGACACCATTGTTAAATGTAAGAGTATTCAAATATAAAACATTTGCGTTAACAACGGTTATTGGTGTCTTCTCAATGGTATCTTTAATTGGTCCATCATTATTGATGCCAATGTATATGCAAGATGCAAGAGGTTATACAGCGCTAATATCAGGATTGCTACTATTACCGGGTGCGATTATAACAGGTGTAATGTCGCTCGTAACAGGTCGATTATTCGATAAATATGGTGCGAAATGGCTAGCGATTATAGGTTTCTCAATTATAACAGTCACAACATTGATGCTCGCATTCTTGAGCTCAGACACATCATTAGTATATTTAATTGTTGTTTATACAATTAGAATGTTCGGTGTTTCAATGATTATGATGCCAGTAAATACAGCTGGTTTAAATGCGATACCGAATGAGGTCTTATCGCATGGGACAGCAATGATGAATACATTAAGAACAATTGCTGGTTCAATCGGTACAGGAATATTAGTAACAATTATGTCAATTGGTGCTAAAAACTTTAATCCGTCCCAAGAGCAATTAGAAACAGCTAGTGCTGGCGATAAAGCACAAATATTGCAATCACAAGCAATGATACACGGTATAAACATCGCATTCTTAGTATTAACAATCATTGTATTCTTTGGTGTGGTACTTTCATTCTTTATTAAAACAGAAAATAAACATCACAATACTAGAATACCTAATCATTCAAAATAA